The genome window AAACTCTGAGCTTTCCAAAGCCCAGACTTCTACCCTCCAGCTCAGTCAAAATGAAGCATTAAGACTTGTTTTTGCGTTTGGTTATTTCATGTTCACTCTTAAGATCCCTCagaatcttctctctctctgactctccttatttccatcttttagaATCTTCTCACCTCTGCCAAGGCTGCTTCTTGCAGATCAACACCTGCCAGAAGCTcccaatggaaaaaaatcactgtgaggctttttctttcatatgctaCCAATATACACCCGGTAACAATTTCAAACTGACCCACCCAGCTTTGAGATGCACCTTTGTTTTGATgccaaaaatgcatctgcagttTGCAACAGTGACACAAGGATCCTGTGGGACACAGGAAATGTTTCCATTACTAACAAAAAAAGTTTCAATGATTTACAGCCTGCAAGTTATGCGTATCACTAGTGATGTGTAAATACTTGCTCTTGCTGAGATTTACCTTCATACTTGGCCCTCCCTCCTTCACATGGTTCGCTCTACCcatgctcttttgttttgttttcattacatgctttgagacagacttctacccatttgcaaaaataccaggacaagacaatagaaaccctggctgtgacctttaggcactattacaatgcaaagatttggttgaaaaacacctctaagatcatggagtcccccacccccggcactgacccgtgtcctgagaccctcatctcaggtctgtccaaccctccagggatggtgactccagcactgccctgggcagcctgttccaatgccccacagccctttggggaagaaattgttccccagattcaacctcaacctcccctggcgcaacttgaggccatttcctctgctcctggcgcttgttcctggggagcagagcccgaccccccctggctccaagctcctttcaggcagttcagatatcagaaggtctcccctcagctcctgttctccagctgaaccccccaggtccctcagccgctcccatcacacttgtgatCCAGCTTGGTGAGGCCAAGTCCCAGGTGGCCAGTGAGGGAACAGGTGGGATTGGGGAGGGGTGAGGGGCAAAGTAATCCATATAATGTCCAGCCTCacaggactgttctcctgcctgtccagatgtctccAGGAGACCCCCCGGATCAATACCCATTGTAGAATGCTGCTATCACTTCTTGTATAAACcgaaaaatgatagaaaacaactcggaaagaaaaacccctctTTTATGAAATCATGTCTGAAATCTTCACCAAGAAGTATCTGACGGAAAGCTCTCCCAGGAGTTGTCCGAGTGCTGAGGACTCTCTCTCAGccgttcctcccagcagagctgttccagcctcagatcctccctgtggctcctctggccgctCCCGCTGTCCCGCCAGCCCAGCCGGTTCCCGAGGGAACGCTCCAGTTTCTTGCCCGGTGTCCCGGTGGCAGCGCCCcggccccacagggacccagcgcggggctggggcgggcacaggaaccggcagcagcaggtgaggacgTGCACGGtggtcccctctgctctccttccctggggggCCGCCCTGCAGTTATTCGACATAAAGAACAACTTGGTGTCTAAATAAAAGAGGTTGCTGTGAGctaagaggagaaaacaaaaaggggagcccagagaaaggggaggggaaaagacacagacagcgagagggaagtgggggaatAGAAGAATCAGAAGTGTTTTCccttagaagcagaaaggaaaaaaggaaggaaactttaagaacagaacccccagcgccgtccccagccccggctgcaCAGCGGCGCCCAGAGAGCCGGTGCAGCcactgcctggggaggaggcgactctgcagcctccagctgtggtgtcaccagctCCCATCGTCCCCGGGGACACGCTGCCCTGACAAGGCTGGCAAGGCCGCCCCGCTCCAGGGACTGGCGCAGCCACCCCGCCGTCCTGagcaaggaggcagcagccaattctccagcctctgcagggatgggaacaaGAGCGGGGGCCTGGCCCCGCACCCCGACccagagggagggcagagccctggggttCAGGGGCTCTCCCCGCCCGCCTCCTGCTTAGCAAGGTACCAGCATCATTCCTGCACTCCCCAACACAAGCCCCGGCTCCAGAGGCACGAGGCACCTACTGAAGTCTCTGGGCAGAAGCTCAGACTCACCTATGTGTCGGAAAGCGCCAGCTTCTTGGCCggtggtggtgacatggtgctgctgggctgcggagCAGCCCTGGCCAACAAGAAGGCTTTCAGCTTTGCCAGCACCAGGCTCGGAGAAGCCCTGCTGCGAGGGTCCCTTGCCGGTGTCCCGGTGTTCTCCCCGCTGCCCCACGGCTCCTGGCCAGGGATGGGCTCCGGCAGCCTGGGGGAGGCGGGCAGGGGCCCGGGCTCCCAGCAGCGCTTCCGGGGAACCTGCGCTTTGGCCCCACTGGTGTGACTGGGGCCACAAAGTCCTGGAGCCGCTCTGGGCGCGGGTGGCGGCTGCGAGGAGCGCGGCTTCTTGGGCCTCTGGGCTGCATCACCGGGAAATGCTGCAGCCGCGCGTTTGGCTTTCAGGGCCAGCTTGGGTGATGGTGACCCAGAAGGCAGCTTGACACGGCCAggcaggctggaggcagctttggaaacgggaccctctgagctcttcccggggctggggatcctggggaaggcagagaaggGCACGTGTTAACTGCCAGTGTCTGAGTGACTGCAACACACTCATCATAGCTGCGCACGAGAACCAGGAGCCAGAAGCTCCGAGGAGGTGAGGAGCTCTTGATCTGCAGGAAAACCACAACAAGGGGCTGGAGCTCTCTCTGTCACCCTCCCCCGAGCCAGCACATACACGTGGGCACTGGGGCTACTTGGGCCAAGCTCCTTCCCACACCCAGGcatgtgcccccagccctgtcccacacgctgagcagggacagaggggcCGGGGACACAGGGCACGCTCACCTGAGGTAGAACAGCACATACGCCTGCTGGTTAAGGACCACCTTGATGTTACTGGGGCGGACCACGTTGTCATTCATTTGGTACCACTGCCCGTCGCTGGCCTGCGGAGGGAGAGAGAACGGGGTTGGGCTGTGTCCAGGGACGCTCCTGgcctgaggagcagcaggaacagcgcCCGTCGGCAGAGCTccgctccccaaaacccccaggtGGCCCCGGGCAGGTAAGGGGTCTCTGCAAGAGCAGAACTCCACACTTCCTGTGATGGAGCACAGCCCGTACCCCCCAGTGCTCCACACCACGCacctctgctgagcaccctcctgccgacccccagcacagagaggtgcCAAGAGAGCGCCCTGGGCTCACCTTCACGTAGCAGTAGTAGTGTCCTGCGTGGCTGCTGTACCCcgagtgcaccagcaccgcGTAGAGCCCGTACATGACCGGATCCCCGCTGGTCTGGGACATGTACGGGCGGATGTTCAGGAGCTCAGGGTAGCCCACAtcctgcagagagaggatgtCACAGGAGCCTGCGCAGCAGAtggcaagagcagctcagctgtcctACGAGTCCCGTCTCGCGAGGGAGGGGGAACCCACTCTCCCCCGGCAGAGCCCACGGTGAGGAAGATGCCGGGACGAGCCAAActcccaccacagcacagcacagctggggaagggctgcaggactgcGGTAGAGCTCGCCAGTGCACAGAACCACCTCCCACCCTGCGTGGGTCAGCAGGGCCTCGGGACAGGACACAGCCCCGCTCTGGATTGCTGAGCACTCACCTTTGTGATCTTGCCTCCGGTGAAGTCGGCAAAACGCTTCAGAGCAAGCGTGAGAACCCTGGGCGCTCGGTGGATGGTGAAGCGTTTGGTTGCCgacactttcttcttgcatctgcACAGGGAAAGATTGAGCTGTTCATGCTGTTCCACCACCCAGGTGCTTGCCAGCCCTGGCCaagccacaaaccccacggaAATGACCCTGGTGAGAGCGGGTTCTGCTCCAGGGCACCTGCTCACGGCCAGGTCTGCTGGCTCAGGTCCCCGTCTCAAGACGGGGGAGATGAGGAGTGACAGGCTTCACCGCAGGCTTCACAGCCACGCACCTCACGGTTTAGCGGTGGAGCAGGTAGAGAAGCCCTCCTGTACTGcagctgccctcctgcttcccaccagcacacccgcggccccttcccgccccagccccgcacactcACTTGTCACACAGGTAGGCGTTCTCTCCGCCCAGCAGGTCTGGCTTCACAAACAGCTCCAGTGCCTGCTCTACGTTTGCGGCTTGCTgccaggacagaggagaggtcagggccaggcagaggaggcagcgcaacaacagaagctgattccctcttgcctgcaccgtgcctgacactggcaggtTAAACAGCCTCGAGCAgcagcggtgcagctgcaggaacatcccctgcagagcagagctcctccccacctgACCCTGCCCCGGTACCGTGATCTCCACCGGCAGGTCCAGACAGGGGTCAAAGGTGTCCGAGACTGCTTTGCACATCGAGCACTTCACTGCAAGAGAACGAGCAGtgagcaccccctggcacaacacggcaccaccacccccagcacagcgcaGGCGGCTGCCGTGTTGCCCTTTTCCGCGTTTGGGCTCTGGGACGGCAGCACCAGCATTCGCAGCCTGTACGTGCTGGGACAACAAGTGTTGCGGGACAGCTGGCAATGTGGGTTCCTTTGCTGGTGGCAATGAGCTGGGGAACCACAGTCAGCAGCTTCGTGACCCACAGATACCAAaagactgaccagctgcagctctgcataatTTGCACATGCTTAGTGACTTTCCCAAGTTACTGCAAGGCTCTCGGGGAAACAGCAgccctgagagtcacaggcccaggccctggcagccagcactCACCACGGGACCGCAGGGAACCGCCAAAGATCTGGTGGATCAGGGTGGTGGCTTGGGTCTGGCGATCCAACCTAGAGACGGCAGCTGGGATCACACAGCGCCCGCCCCAAGAGCCACCCCCACGGGCCAgcgctgtgtcctcaggatccaaacccagcccagtcacaggatttggggacagaaccgcagctgtgctggggtggaggtgtcaggagaaggcagacagcagcccagggctgtgtcacAGAGGGGCAGAGAGCTGGGCCATCCACCCCAGACCCTGGAgtcagcacctccctccatgAGCCCAGCCCGGGGGACACGTTCACCCCACAGTCCCCTCCCACGGGCACAGGGGACCAGCAGACAAGGGCAGTTGTCACCACCAGAGGCCCCACATACTCGGTGCAGTCGGGCAGGCAGGCCTTCTGCATGGCATCGATGGTGAAACGGAGGAACTCGTGTGCGTCCTCTTGCCTGCCCAAGCGGATGTGCGGGGCGatctctgcaggagagggagggatcagCCGCAGCACGCGCTGCAACAGAGGCAGGTCCTCCCGCCCTCCCTCGGGACAGCGACTGCGGGGTTTGAGCTCCCTCGGCCCAAACCAGACGTCAGACTCATGTGGGCCGTGGGGGAAGCCCCACAAGGCCCGTGAAGGCCCTGGCAGGCTCAGTGAGTCGTCTCGGAAGAACCTCTGCCAAGACCTGCCCTGATCTCAAAGGTTCTGCTCCTGCAATAgtctctgccctcctgcacGGCTACAGGAGGGGACGCGAGGGCAGCCATCCTTACTCTTGAGGTCCCGGACAAAGGACACTGGCTTTATCACGCTGCCGCTGTTCGCGAACGCCTGCGTGACGTGGTTCTGCATGACGCATGTCATGCAGAAGCCGCTTTGGTGACCTggagtgggagaggagaagacagaacGTTGAGGACAAACCCATCttagtcctggctgtgtccagcacagacagagcctCTCAGACGCAGGATGCAGAGCTCGGGAACACTGCTACGGCCAGGAAAAGTGGATGCTCCCGTATGCAGGAATGTCCTCTCCACGGAGAAacgggcaggagggagcagagaaggcacATCCCGGCAGCCGCACAGCCCCGGCAGAGCCGTGCGCAGGGTGCTGAGCGCAGCCCCGGGACAGGCGGGCGCTCCCCTCCCCACTCACAGGTGCGGCTGTGCTCCCTGGACAGCAGGTAGTTGGCGAGCGGTGGCGTGTACGTGAGGCACTGCAGGGTGGCGTTGAGGAAACAGGTGTTTCCCAGGTTGAGCAGCCCGGCGCCGATGCGCTGGACACGCTGCCACTGCATGGCGAGGCGCCCTGCAGGGAACAGCCCCTTCTGGGGCGCAGGGACGCCGTCCCCGAGGCGCCCCGGGGTCCGGTCGCTGCCTGCGGGGAGAGAGAGGCGGGTGAGCCGCGGGCTGCGCAGCGCAGGGAGAGCCCCCCggccctctgcacccaccctgcTTGCCCGGCTGTCCCTCCTCAGCGCCGCGGGGGTGCTCGGCGGGCTCGGTGCGGGGGTTGAGCAGCAGGTACTTGGcccgcagcagctccggctggcCGGAGAAGCCGTGGCTGGCGGGCTGGAACTCGATcttgtgcagcagcaccttcGTGGCCGAGGTGCTCAGCAGCCGGCCCAGCGCCCCGGCCTTGCCCGCGTCCCGCCGCgctttcagcagctccctcGGCTTCGCCGTGCCCGCCATGGCGTGTCGCCGCACGTGCCACCGCCTCGAGGTCGCGCCGGTCTCTCggcctctccctctccaccaccacacacgcTTCCCGCGCCTCCTCCTCAAGTCCCGCCCTTCGCTGCGGTCGCTCGCGCTCGGCTCGGCCCACTGACTCCTCCCTTCGCCTTCGCcgtccgctccgctccgcgtcCAGAACAGGACTGAGCTGCGCCTGCGCGTCCCGGCAACGCCAGGGGCGGAGCCTGACGGGGGCGGGGCTTGTTTGTGACGTCATCGCGCTCCGGCCACGCCCCAGGATCATTAAATGGTCACACACTGTGGTTTCAGTGCAGGGGAACCTGGACACCGTGGTGGATTTGGCCAACAAAAGCCTCTGCAAGTCTTACAAGGCCAAGGCGCAAGGTGTGCGCTGGGGGCGGAGCAAACCTGGTGTCCCGGGACAGGCTGGGatgtgaccggctgagcagtcctgaggagaagggcgtGGGAGTTATGATGGGTTTATGTATATTTACTAGAAGTCTCTTagcattttgtcattttattaaactgtgtttctctcagtccaaatttctcccttcactttcgaTTCTTTCCCCTATTGGGAGGGAAGGGGTAGGGGGTGAGTGATCAGCTGCCGCGGTTGTGTtgccagctcgggttaaacTACGACACGGGTGAAGGTCCAGAGGAACATCTGTCATGGTGGGGTCTGGGGCACATGAGCTTTGTGGAGCAGCTCAGTCAATTGGGCCTCTTCAGTCTGCtgaaggggacacagggcactggaaaagcagcgACTCCTGCTTGGGGAGATGATGGGGGAGGCAAACCCTTCTGCAGTGGCGGCTGgtgggacagaggcagcagccaccaacaccctccagGGAGCTTTGAACGgagcattaggaaaaactgagcaggcgggtggtgctgccctgcagcaggacacccggGGACTCTCGGAAACAGGTGTAGCTGAGGGTCTCTGCAGCAGAGGCCCATGGGACTAGTCAGGGTGACATTGTCCTGTGCTTAGGAGGTCTCCAGTCCCACCTTGATTCACCTTGATGTTTCCTGGCCAGTGTCATTACCCTGTGGTGCTttaggctgtgaagagaatcaaaacgaGGTGACTTTCATTTTCCGTGCTGGAATGCAGGGTAGGAGATCAGAGCTGCCGGGATCCCTGCTGCACAGTTCGGCCTTCAGAGATTCTGTCAGGGCCCTCCAGGGCTCAGGAGCAGCGGGTACCAGTCACAGCACCATGTTCtcattttgccttcctttgtgcCTTTTCAGAAACCTGGTATCTGTACCTTGGCCTCCTTTGGCTAAAAGAGAAACTACCACCATATTCTACCCCTCAGCCTCCTACCAAAACCAGGGAGAAAATATATTGATCAGGCATcataaaaaggcaattctgtCTAAGAGGTGTAATctttaaatatcatttaaatATAACTTAAACAAGAGAATAGCCCTGAGAGCAAAACTGCCGCTTTAAGAACCTCACGCCAGAGGCTAACTACTGAAGAATTACACCTGCTTTGACAAGTAAGGACgtgaaaaagcttcagtttttctcctgaagaacaaGGAGTTCCCTTACGGCATGGTCCTCTTTCTGCTATTAGTGACAGTGGCACTAATTCCAAACCATGCTTGAGAGCCGCTTTATTTTTCCGTGTGTCCAAAGCTCGTCCCGCTCATCCCTGGGAAGGACTCCTGCCAGTCTCTGCAAAGCACATCTCTCCAACCTTGTGTCATCCACAGGTTTCTGTTCAGCCCAGGAcacttctccccatcccttcaGCACACTGCCAGCTCTCAGGTTTTCAGCTGCATGGAGTCAGGCCGCTCCCTTCAAAGTCTTCCCTACAAAAGTCTTCTCTACGTGCTGATGCCAACTATATCACCTCATACGATGTACGGCTCCACgctccttctgcagagctccatggACGGGGcagtcttcctctttctttcatggttATTCACcttcacttgttttgttttgttgtggttgggtttatttgtttgcctgcttgtttcatttttattgttgttgttgctgttgttgctgttgttgctattattattattattattatatgcatgtcaaatattttctgaagcaacaCAACACAGTTATCCCCCACAGCTTCACCAATTCCATATTTCCCCCTATCTCAAAGACGCCATGTGGAAACTGATGACTggatgtttttctgaagcaataactgCCCCTTATCTGCTGCATGGCAGTCTTAATGTAACTCACTGCAGGCTCAACCTGTcctctttattttgttgtgatgctgggattttaaaattgtgttaatGTCTTCATCCTTTATTGATtcactgtctgtttttcttttcatacctaGTTGCTGGGTAAACGAGGAGCCCTGCTCTCTGGGTCTTTACATGAAATAAAGGACTTTCagagactatttttttccctgagatccTTTCTCAaaggcctttttggagctgcagggacagttcctgtgtgtgGGTAGAGGGGAAAACAGTCCCGGAATGGCAGCAGCGCCAGGGAGCACCAGCGCCTGAGGAAGGAGGTGGACAGAGAGCAAACCTGACCCAGCAACTGTGGCGCAGTGCTGGAAATGGCGACGGGAGAGACCAATGTCCTGGGCACcttcccagcctgtccctgcaccgagggcacagagcggcctcctctctcctgcccctgcgtgtcctggctctgcagctcacCCCGCTGAGTGAGTCCTCCCCCTGCATGGTCACACAGCTCAGCCAGCAccggggtgtcctctgccagcactttccagctcagcccagcccctgcccagctctccccacagccccggctttctctccagcccagcccagcagagcagcccaggctgggctggcccaCGGCCGTGCCCGgcgcaggggctgcagagctctgggcactcagcccacagccccagcccctctgaagggctcagcagctgctgggggcacAGACGGGTCTCAgccccacccacagccccagggctggagctggacatgGCACGAGGACATGGAGACAAGTGCAAACCCAGGAATGCTGgtgggagaacagagcgagtcctgcaagaccagaggatgcctgtgggtcagtgcagagtgatgGGAGCTGGTCTGTCCccctgtcttgctccagctgccctgggctggcacctttctgagatggaggctgatcacactcccatgttaccctgaaaagccaccgggcactgctgagagcagagggatccacttCAAACCACTACATGTCTCACGCTTTGCTAAGGTGTCAGCACCCCACgttcagcccaggacacacacgACTCATTTCACAAACTCAAcagcattttctctgttgtAGCATCTCTGCACTTCCCCATGGGGTTTTCAGATAACACAAAGGTGCTATTGAACAGGTTTGCATTCTGGAGGGAAGCTCAAAGCTTGCAAGGACACCTCAGGGTGAGAGCCAGCGTCCTAATGATCGCATATGATATGGGGACACTCAGCTCattctccagccccacagactgcattgcccacaccccacaggttggagcaaagctgggacacgtgttcccatggacacacctgcaggaaaggacccacaagatcaggctgtgactgcagctgaaactcccatccccagggagcctgacagcaagaacaggatcacagcaacagaacacagagcagtggagcaagaaggaaaatgcggtgagggtgggtgtgagagaggtcagggcagaggcagccgggcactcagacagtgTCAcagcttttctggttttagtttCTTCTCCTTTACAGATCATGTTCCTGCTGCCTTGAGGTTTTCCTCCCAGCAGGGGGttccctgtcccatgtcttttCCCTCTCAGTGCTCCCCGActccatcccaccctctgtgcacTCACCCTGACCCTACAGAGACCTGCCTGTTtgcagggcactgcctgggcacatcttcctgtttgcGGGTGGAGAAGGACAGGTCAGAACAATCCTGATGGGTCTAGGAAaggtggtgctggtgctgcccatAGGCAGAGGAGTGGCTGAAGGTACTTTAGGAGGTTCCTGGAAGACCTACTGACCACTCAGTGTTACCGCTCGGAGGTCTCAGTGgcttgtttaagcatgagagatccttttccatttctcctCTCAAATTCCAAAAGAGAAGCCAATTGAAAACTTGgactcaggaaagctccttagaTTCACAGTAATCCCTGACTTTACTTTTCCCTTGAAAAGTCCCATTGGGGGTGTCCTGGAatgatctggagctctgagcagctctgACCCACACAGTATCCTCTTGACAACAGAGGGAACCTCTCCTGCCAGGAACTGCTTcttccacccacagcttctccccacagcaccgtggggatctccccgggcaggctgagcgctgaccctggcaggcggcagagtccctgtccCGGCACACAGACCATGAGGTACGGGGACCCTGTTCGAAGGAcggccctgggcagccctgggtgCTTACCCGGCTACATACTCTGCAGCCATCCCTGGGTGAAGGACATCAAcatgccctgtccctctgaaGGTGTGGCAGAGGAGCCGTGCTCCAAAGCACATCCCTTTACACTGGAGAACCTTCAAGAGTCCTCCTGGCAGATCCCATAGGCTGTGGGATGTGCCAGCTTTAGGAGACCTTTCCAGGAAGTgcagctgcattgccctgcaCACAGAGACTTACCATGCTAGGGGCTGTGAAAATGACTCTCCAAGTGGTCTCTTGCCTATCCTCCCACTCCCACCTGCCTCTACCCTCTCTGTCTCTGGCTCCtctgccctcggtgctgcaggcagagccctcatccctgctgcgtgtgcagaggagctgctcctgggcagagctgtctctctgcagcgctgccgctgccatgagctccctctgtgccaggagcccagcccagctcagcagcgcaggagcagcacaagggggcactttctctgtcccctctgggctccctccagGTGTCCATGGGGCTCCAGGGGAGCCTCCTTTGAAACAGGCTGAAGTTATCATCACTGATGTTCCTTCTCTCAGCTGGAGAGAGACACATATTTAGAAGTGTAATTCCCCCTCTCACAGGCAATGTTACATATAAACATCACTTTTTTTGGTCTTATATTAGACAAGACACTCAGACAGTGACATTCCTTTACCACTGCTGAGGGAAGGGATTCAGCTGAGTCAATGGAGGCATCTCACGTTGGGTTGCCATTTGTATCTTTTGGAGAAGACTCAGCTCCATCCTGTACCTGCCACAAACCCACAGGATGTGGGATTCCTCTTGTGTCTGTTCAGGTGTGCACAAAACAGACGCACAAAATAGACACCAGTGTGTCAGCCTTTTTTCTCAACTCCAATGATAATTAATGGAGATGTAAGGCAGGAGTGAGACAGTCTGAGGCAAATACCTGGTGACATTTGAGTTGCCAGTGGTGGTGCAAGGTACATGCAGGTAACTGCGAGTCCTAATGGAGACATTCATAAAGGCAGAGCAACAGCTTGGGGATGATACACGAGCCTAGTGTGAAATTCCTTTGTCCAAGGGAAATGACAGCTGATGTCCAAACAAAGGCcaaaagaaccttttcctactCACTTTGTTCACAGCAATTTATAGAGGTATTCAGAGGAACAATTGCAGTCCTGTACCACAGGGACAGCTCCGTCTCTCTTCTTGTCGATCAGCTCAATTTACCAGCTCTCCAGTGACTACATTGGCAATTGTCCCATGTCCATCTCCACATTGCCTCACTGAATTCATGGCAGATACTCAATTTCATGTTCAAATTGAGCGTCACAGAGCTACATGAGACACCAGGGCTGGCATGGACCACACCAGACCTATAAGGGGAGTATCACAGAAgcaatcacagtatcacagtatcacagtatcacagtatgtttgggattggaagggacctcagaagatcatccagtccaatccccctgctggagcaggaacgcctaggtgaggtcacacaggaacatgtccaggtgggttttgaatgtctgcagagaaggagactccacaacctccctgggcagcctgttccaggctctgtcaccctcactgagaagaagttttttcccaaatttaagcggaacctcttgtgtcccagcttgatcccattaccccttgtcctatcattgtttgtcaccgagaagagcctggctccatcctcatggcactcaccctttatatatttataaacattaatgaggtccccccttagtctcctcttctccaaactaaagagccccagctccctcagcctttcttcataagggaggtgctccactcccttaatcatcttggttgccctacgctggaccctctccagcagttcccaaTCTTATGTCCTTTTAGTTGGTGGGAACCCCAGGAGGTGTAACATTGAACAGGCTTTTGATCTGAGTGAAGCAAACTATGCAGACCTCATCCACAGAAGACAGTCTCCTGTTTTGGTCATTCTGGCTATTGCAGGATTTTCTTACAAGGAAATAACTCTATCTATCATCTCTACAGTCAAACAGAAATGATGCTTTCGTGAGAAATTCTTACTGCGCTGTTACATACAGGTAAGGCCACACAGGAGGAGTAATGGCCAGTACAAAgtgggagctgcctgcaggGTCTTGTGTGACAACAAGTTGCTGAGCTTGTCCTGTGGCCAAGGGAGCCAtgcagcccagctcagcacagTTGTGAAGGCTGTACGCGCAGCCCAG of Columba livia isolate bColLiv1 breed racing homer chromosome 7, bColLiv1.pat.W.v2, whole genome shotgun sequence contains these proteins:
- the LOC135579936 gene encoding ubiquitin carboxyl-terminal hydrolase 36-like: MAGTAKPRELLKARRDAGKAGALGRLLSTSATKVLLHKIEFQPASHGFSGQPELLRAKYLLLNPRTEPAEHPRGAEEGQPGKQGGDRTPGRLGDGVPAPQKGLFPAGRLAMQWQRVQRIGAGLLNLGNTCFLNATLQCLTYTPPLANYLLSREHSRTCHQSGFCMTCVMQNHVTQAFANSGSVIKPVSFVRDLKKIAPHIRLGRQEDAHEFLRFTIDAMQKACLPDCTELDRQTQATTLIHQIFGGSLRSRVKCSMCKAVSDTFDPCLDLPVEITQAANVEQALELFVKPDLLGGENAYLCDKCKKKVSATKRFTIHRAPRVLTLALKRFADFTGGKITKDVGYPELLNIRPYMSQTSGDPVMYGLYAVLVHSGYSSHAGHYYCYVKASDGQWYQMNDNVVRPSNIKVVLNQQAYVLFYLRIPSPGKSSEGPVSKAASSLPGRVKLPSGSPSPKLALKAKRAAAAFPGDAAQRPKKPRSSQPPPAPRAAPGLCGPSHTSGAKAQVPRKRCWEPGPLPASPRLPEPIPGQEPWGSGENTGTPARDPRSRASPSLVLAKLKAFLLARAAPQPSSTMSPPPAKKLALSDT